The following are from one region of the Brienomyrus brachyistius isolate T26 chromosome 4, BBRACH_0.4, whole genome shotgun sequence genome:
- the neurod6a gene encoding neurogenic differentiation factor 6-A, which yields MPTLPYEEPALMPETQFGAFPRDCVAEIRVRKQDPFPKMETSPISNPEAERKIREEESEKDDDESEEGQDENGQPRRRGPRKKKMTKARIDRVKLRRMEANARERNRMHGLNNALDSLRKVVPCYSKTQKLSKIETLRLAKNYIWALSEILSTGKRPDLLTFVQTLCKGLSQPTTNLVAGCLQLNARNFIADHNGDASLCGRSPYDALYPPYHSPDVGTPTGHGGPSADGAKAFRSYSYCSAYESFYESTSPECTSPQFEGPHSPPMNFNGIFSLKHEDPGEYGKSCHYGMRYCAVPARGALGQNSMFRGSCDIHFPYDIHLRGQAFSAQEELSTTFHN from the coding sequence ATGCCGACCTTACCCTACGAAGAGCCAGCATTGATGCCAGAAACCCAATTCGGCGCCTTCCCGCGGGACTGTGTCGCTGAAATCAGGGTCAGGAAACAGGACCCCTTTCCGAAAATGGAAACGTCACCGATTTCCAACCCGGAGGCAGAGAGGAAGATCAGGGAGGAAGAGTCGGAGAAGGACGACGATGAAAGCGAGGAAGGCCAAGACGAGAACGGGCAGCCCAGGCGCAGAGGaccaaggaaaaagaagatgacCAAAGCGCGGATCGACAGGGTTAAACTGCGACGTATGGAAGCCAACGCCAGAGAGAGGAACAGGATGCATGGGCTGAACAATGCACTGGACAGCCTCCGAAAGGTGGTGCCCTGCTACTCCAAAACGCAGAAACTGTCCAAAATAGAGACTTTGCGCCTGGCGAAGAACTACATCTGGGCGCTGTCGGAAATCCTCAGCACCGGCAAGAGACCCGACCTGTTGACCTTCGTGCAAACTCTGTGCAAAGGCTTGTCCCAGCCCACCACCAACTTGGTAGCCGGCTGCCTCCAGCTTAACGCCAGGAACTTCATCGCGGATCACAACGGGGATGCTTCTTTGTGCGGCAGATCGCCGTACGACGCACTGTACCCACCTTACCACAGCCCCGATGTCGGCACGCCCACCGGGCACGGCGGCCCCAGCGCGGATGGCGCTAAGGCCTTCAGATCATACAGTTACTGCAGTGCCTACGAGTCCTTCTACGAGAGTACGTCCCCCGAATGCACCAGTCCCCAGTTTGAGGGCCCCCACAGCCCGCCCATGAACTTCAACGGGATATTTTCACTTAAACACGAAGATCCTGGCGAGTATGGTAAGAGCTGCCACTACGGCATGCGCTACTGCGCGGTGCCCGCCAGAGGTGCCCTGGGCCAAAACTCCATGTTTAGGGGGTCCTGCGACATCCATTTCCCGTATGACATACACCTACGCGGCCAGGCATTCTCCGCCCAAGAGGAGCTAAGCACGACTTTTCACAATTGA